A single window of Streptomyces aquilus DNA harbors:
- a CDS encoding FtsK/SpoIIIE domain-containing protein: MTDLATYLEVGGLAAGAGGIGYTKYRAPRVYWSLVGLPVTWGRFTWTYRSTMEVCGLTVQPSGFGAFVRRNLARSEVRPVPPKVRRVAPTATGLRITLRLPAGLEPADIAASSERLRHAFGVHSVTVRETKPGYVELRMTGYDVLRRVKMPRKAQPHDLVVPVALREDGSVFERDYRKMPMALTLGANGSGKSMYQRNLIKGLAQLPVGLVGIDCKRGVEQSRYAPRLSALATDRESAGHLVNALVAEMEERFDLLALYGVSDLWELPDQVRPVPLVVLIDEVAELFLVMSKKDEPARDHMVMQLVRLGQMARAIGIYLEVCGQRFGSDLGRGATALRAQLTGRVVHRVNDKQTAEMGLGDIAPDAVVSVTGIQADRPGVAVAGDASGYWSRIRTPEITPNEAAAVCREFAHLAPELPFLAPFRPVGQIIVPPMPAAPPVVRPRPVTE, from the coding sequence ATGACCGACCTCGCTACCTACCTGGAGGTAGGGGGCTTAGCGGCCGGCGCCGGTGGCATCGGCTACACGAAGTACCGGGCACCGCGCGTGTATTGGTCGCTGGTGGGTCTGCCGGTCACCTGGGGCCGGTTCACCTGGACCTACCGGTCGACGATGGAGGTGTGCGGGCTGACGGTGCAGCCTTCCGGCTTCGGCGCCTTCGTCCGGCGCAACCTGGCCCGCAGCGAGGTCCGGCCGGTGCCCCCGAAGGTCCGCCGGGTCGCCCCGACCGCGACCGGCCTGCGCATCACCCTGCGCCTGCCCGCCGGCCTCGAACCCGCCGACATCGCGGCATCGTCGGAGCGGCTTCGGCACGCCTTCGGGGTGCATTCGGTGACGGTGCGGGAGACCAAGCCCGGCTATGTTGAGCTGCGGATGACCGGCTACGACGTACTGCGTCGGGTGAAGATGCCGCGCAAGGCACAGCCTCACGACCTGGTGGTGCCGGTGGCGCTGCGGGAGGACGGCTCGGTCTTCGAGCGGGACTACCGCAAGATGCCCATGGCCCTGACCCTGGGTGCCAACGGCTCCGGTAAGTCGATGTATCAGCGCAACCTGATCAAGGGACTGGCGCAACTGCCGGTAGGCCTGGTCGGGATCGACTGCAAGCGCGGTGTTGAACAGTCCCGCTACGCGCCCCGGCTGTCGGCGCTGGCCACCGATCGCGAGAGCGCCGGCCACCTGGTCAATGCCCTCGTTGCCGAGATGGAAGAGCGCTTCGACCTCCTCGCGCTCTACGGCGTCTCCGACCTGTGGGAACTGCCGGATCAGGTCCGGCCGGTGCCGCTGGTGGTACTGATCGACGAGGTGGCGGAACTGTTCCTGGTGATGTCCAAGAAGGACGAACCGGCCCGCGACCACATGGTCATGCAACTGGTGAGGCTCGGGCAGATGGCCCGCGCGATCGGCATCTACCTGGAGGTGTGCGGGCAGCGCTTCGGCTCCGACCTCGGCCGTGGCGCAACCGCCCTACGCGCCCAGCTCACCGGGCGTGTGGTGCACCGGGTCAACGACAAGCAGACCGCCGAAATGGGCCTCGGCGACATCGCCCCGGACGCGGTGGTCTCCGTGACCGGCATCCAGGCAGACCGCCCCGGCGTGGCCGTGGCCGGCGACGCCTCCGGGTACTGGTCCCGCATCCGAACCCCCGAGATCACCCCGAATGAGGCGGCGGCCGTGTGCCGCGAATTCGCCCACCTGGCACCGGAGTTGCCGTTCCTGGCTCCGTTCCGGCCGGTCGGCCAGATCATCGTGCCGCCGATGCCCGCCGCCCCGCCGGTGGTCCGGCCCCGGCCCGTCACGGAGTAA
- a CDS encoding DUF2637 domain-containing protein, translating into MRSIRIDAVLVQAVIAGALSFAHLHDLAEAAGQTGWKAWAYPVSVDLLLVAVWRRLRTDRSKLAWFWFLVALVASLGANVATAGLLDLDHVPDWLRILVAGWPALAFLGGTLLAHQPTTPDPAPAPEPRPVAVVDRPEAPTPAPEITPPEPAPALPEAAPAVAVPPALVDHARKVATEHRTRTGSDIDTATLRSRLGIPEDLAGAIAAQLA; encoded by the coding sequence ATGCGCTCGATCCGCATTGACGCCGTGCTCGTTCAGGCCGTGATCGCCGGTGCGCTGTCCTTCGCCCACCTGCACGACCTCGCCGAAGCGGCCGGCCAAACCGGCTGGAAGGCCTGGGCCTACCCCGTCTCCGTCGACCTGCTGCTGGTCGCCGTGTGGCGCCGACTGCGCACCGACCGCTCGAAGCTGGCCTGGTTCTGGTTCCTGGTCGCCTTGGTCGCCTCGCTTGGCGCCAACGTCGCCACCGCCGGACTCCTCGACCTCGATCACGTGCCGGACTGGCTGCGCATCCTGGTCGCTGGCTGGCCCGCCCTGGCCTTCCTCGGCGGCACCCTGCTCGCCCACCAACCCACCACACCCGACCCGGCCCCGGCACCTGAGCCCCGGCCCGTGGCCGTGGTCGACCGGCCCGAGGCACCCACCCCGGCACCGGAGATCACCCCGCCCGAGCCTGCCCCGGCACTACCCGAAGCGGCCCCGGCCGTGGCAGTGCCCCCGGCGCTCGTGGATCACGCCCGGAAGGTCGCCACCGAACACCGCACCCGCACCGGCTCCGACATCGACACCGCCACGCTGCGCTCCCGCCTCGGCATCCCGGAAGACCTCGCCGGCGCGATCGCCGCCCAACTCGCCTAG
- a CDS encoding mobile element transfer protein, producing the protein MRPNRFYDVIRIGPVRVGTFNNGRGQTRHTAACTAPNCGFSTEHRDRSAAELAARTHRCT; encoded by the coding sequence ATGCGCCCGAACCGCTTCTACGACGTGATCCGCATCGGCCCCGTCCGGGTCGGCACGTTTAACAACGGACGCGGCCAGACCCGACACACCGCCGCCTGCACCGCCCCGAACTGCGGGTTCTCCACCGAGCACCGCGACCGTTCGGCCGCCGAACTCGCCGCCCGCACCCACCGCTGCACCTGA
- a CDS encoding DNA cytosine methyltransferase, which translates to MTRRVLDLFSCAGGAAWGYHLAGFAVDGCDIADRPNYPFAQHRGDALEYLAHLITTGEIERYTLVHASPPCQAGCALTVGTNTSRGWGGTHEDLVAPTRELLDASGLPYVIEQPNGRAEIRKDLSLCGEMFGLGVLRHRNFELGRWSTARPAHPRHRGYVRGWRHGVYRDGPYVAAYGDGGGKATVPEMQTAMGITWTDVPEELTEAIPPAYTTWIGTAFLTARQEVFA; encoded by the coding sequence ATGACGCGGCGTGTGCTCGATCTCTTCTCCTGCGCCGGCGGGGCCGCCTGGGGCTATCACCTCGCCGGGTTCGCGGTCGACGGTTGCGACATCGCCGATCGCCCCAACTACCCCTTCGCCCAGCATCGGGGCGATGCCCTCGAATACCTGGCCCACCTGATCACCACCGGCGAGATCGAGCGGTACACCCTCGTGCACGCCTCCCCGCCCTGCCAAGCCGGCTGCGCCCTGACGGTGGGCACCAACACCTCTCGCGGCTGGGGCGGCACGCACGAAGACCTCGTGGCCCCCACCCGTGAACTGCTCGACGCCTCCGGTCTGCCGTACGTGATCGAGCAACCCAACGGCCGAGCCGAGATCCGCAAAGACCTGAGCCTGTGCGGGGAGATGTTCGGCCTCGGCGTGCTGCGCCACCGCAACTTCGAACTCGGCCGCTGGTCCACCGCCCGGCCCGCTCACCCCCGCCACCGGGGCTACGTACGCGGCTGGCGCCACGGCGTCTACCGCGACGGCCCCTACGTCGCCGCGTACGGGGACGGCGGCGGCAAGGCCACCGTGCCCGAGATGCAGACGGCCATGGGCATCACCTGGACCGACGTCCCCGAGGAACTGACCGAGGCGATCCCGCCCGCCTACACGACCTGGATCGGCACCGCCTTCCTGACCGCCCGGCAGGAGGTGTTCGCGTGA
- the repSA gene encoding replication initiator protein RepSA → MTDTATLAGLDAATLTDVLRVAGSADFDRWQEQIRRTGGCSDPIRLMGGTKTIDPATKTVLHAYTTEHEPGGMLRVACGNRRASRCPACAWTYAGDTYHLIRAGLVGDPAKGTPETIRDHPRVFATLTAPSFGPVHNRPGNRPCRCGVRHGEDAPELGTPLDPEAYDYAGAVLWNNHASELWRYFTIYLRREIARRAGLTQKAAREQSRVAFGKVAEYQKRGAVHFHAVVRFDGPGGPDDPPPAWATLDLLTDAIHAAAARVAVDVDPAGDQPARTLRWGTQLDVQTIGAFGHGEEITEAAVASYVAKYATKAAETTGTVDRRIGNKEALVLLDVPDHPARLIAACLDLHALYPDRKLRDWAHMLGFRGHFSTKSRRYSTTLGALRQVRADYRAAQQRQALGLPDPDDTPEATTLTLAHWTYAGHGHTPGESWLAANIRRDIEHNRETAREELPALLDAEGAAA, encoded by the coding sequence GTGACGGACACCGCCACCCTGGCGGGCCTGGATGCGGCCACCCTCACCGACGTGCTGAGGGTGGCCGGCTCCGCCGACTTCGACCGCTGGCAAGAGCAGATCCGCCGCACCGGCGGCTGCTCCGACCCGATCCGCCTCATGGGCGGCACCAAGACCATCGACCCGGCCACGAAGACCGTGCTGCACGCCTACACGACCGAGCACGAGCCGGGCGGCATGCTCCGCGTCGCCTGCGGCAACCGTCGTGCCTCGCGCTGCCCGGCCTGTGCCTGGACGTACGCCGGCGACACCTACCACTTGATCCGGGCCGGACTCGTCGGCGACCCCGCCAAGGGCACCCCCGAGACCATCCGGGATCACCCTCGCGTCTTCGCCACCCTCACCGCACCCTCGTTCGGCCCGGTCCACAACCGGCCCGGCAACCGGCCTTGCCGCTGCGGTGTCCGCCACGGCGAGGACGCACCCGAACTCGGCACCCCACTCGACCCCGAGGCGTACGACTACGCGGGCGCGGTGCTGTGGAACAACCACGCCTCGGAGCTGTGGCGCTACTTCACGATCTACCTCCGCCGGGAGATCGCCCGCCGCGCCGGCCTCACCCAGAAAGCCGCCCGCGAACAGTCGAGGGTCGCCTTCGGCAAGGTCGCGGAGTACCAGAAGCGCGGTGCGGTGCACTTCCATGCCGTGGTCCGCTTCGACGGACCCGGCGGGCCCGACGATCCGCCGCCGGCCTGGGCGACCCTCGATCTCCTCACCGATGCGATCCATGCCGCTGCTGCCCGCGTCGCGGTCGACGTCGACCCGGCCGGGGACCAGCCGGCCCGCACCCTGCGCTGGGGCACACAGCTCGACGTACAGACGATCGGCGCCTTCGGCCATGGCGAAGAGATCACCGAAGCGGCCGTTGCCTCCTACGTCGCCAAGTACGCCACCAAGGCTGCCGAGACGACCGGGACCGTGGACCGCCGGATCGGCAACAAAGAGGCCCTGGTCCTGCTCGACGTGCCCGACCATCCCGCCCGGCTCATCGCGGCATGCCTCGACCTCCATGCGCTCTACCCGGACCGCAAGCTGCGCGACTGGGCCCACATGCTCGGCTTCCGAGGCCACTTCTCCACCAAATCCCGCCGCTACTCCACCACCCTCGGCGCCCTCCGCCAGGTCCGCGCCGACTACCGCGCGGCCCAGCAACGCCAAGCCCTCGGCCTGCCCGACCCCGACGACACCCCGGAGGCAACCACCCTGACCCTCGCCCACTGGACCTACGCCGGACACGGCCACACCCCCGGCGAATCCTGGCTCGCCGCCAACATCCGCCGCGACATCGAGCACAACCGCGAAACCGCCCGTGAGGAACTACCCGCCTTGCTCGACGCGGAAGGAGCTGCCGCATGA